GCTACTTCTTCACCACTGCCTGTTACTGTGTAGTTTATAAGTCTTGGATTTCCACTCAGTCTTTCTTTTATGTACCTCACATTATCCACTACTATGGGACGGTAAGCATTGTTTTGGAAGTGGTATATGGTAAAAGGCTTGAAGCTTCCGTGTAGGATTCCCAGTGCGAAAGCCAAGGCTGCGGGTCCCCTTATGGCTATATGAAGATGGAAACCTCCAAGAACACTTCCTATATGCTTGAGTCTTGAATAAAACTCTTTACAGACTTCTTGCCATCTTTGGTCTTTGATCTGGCCAGTCCAAAGCACGGGCTCTATACCAAAAGTTTCAAGGTATGCAAGCTCAAGGTTAAGGTCTTCGATCTGTAGATTTCTTGTAAAGTCCTTCAGTTCGTCCTGGTGTTTTTCTGAAGATGTTATGAGCATAGGAATATGGTGTATGTCCTTGTTTAGCCAGTTTAAAAGGCTCTTTAGGTCAGGCTTTGGAAGCTTGGCAGGGTCTACGAGTATATAGCCTTCTCTAGCAGCTATCTTCTTCTTCTCTTCTATGTGATTAGCCCGTAGTATCCTTCCATCTTGGCTTAGCTCTCCTGTGAAGAGTACACCTTCAGGGATGCGTTCAGACATAAGGCTAACGGCTAGAGGGAGCTGGAAGCTCTTTCCTGTAAACTCCGTATCATAGAAGACTGCAAAGCCAGAGCCTACTATCTTTTTAAGCCTTTGGTGTTTTTCTTTTCCTACGTTGGTCACAACCTTAGAAAGGCCTTTTACGGCTATGCCTCTCACGATCTTGCCTGGGCCGCCTGTTAAATCTACAACCGGGAATTTGACCTCTATAGGGTCTCCTATCAGAAACTTATGCGTATCATCCTCAGAGAGTCCGAGGACTTTCTTTAGAACTTTCCACTCCGGCCTCTTCCCATGCTTCTTGATGTACGATATTAGCTCATACTGCTTGAAGGGGCTCAGAGTCCAAAAGTCCTCAAAGATCTCCGTAAGCTTGTCATCCAACTTACCCTCTTCAAGCAGCACCTTGAAGTGGGCGTCTCTGATCTCCTCATAATTCCATCTCTTACTCATGACTCTCCTCACATGACTCCACTGAGAGGTACTTTTCCAAAACTTCAATTTCAGCTCTTATACCTTCCGGCAGCTCAATTTCTATACAGTAATCGGCTACACCTCTAAGGATAACCTTGTCCAAAATCTTCACTTCTACGCAGCCTGCTACTAGGTCTTCTGTGGGGTATATGTAAAGCTTCCCGCCTTCTATAACTCCCAGATAGTTCTCCCCTCTTATCGACTTTCCGATGGAAGATGCCGCAAGGCTAAGCATCGCTTCCTTATCCATTTGCTTTATCTTTTCCAAAGCTTCTTTGAAAGCTGTAAGATCTATAAACTTCGGATACTCTTCTTCCTGCTGATATTCTTGAACCTCCACGTGGTAAAAGAGGGAAGATGTGTTCAAATCAGCGAATCTTTTGGCAAAAAGATCGATAAACTTGTCCGTCCATTTACCCCAACCCTTAAGTTTTTTACTATCCGCAAATTGATAGATCTTTTCTACCTCCTGCTTGTTCTTCAGTTCAAACAGTACCAGGGAATGCTTTTCTAGAAGCTCCCTTCTTGCATAGACCCAGAATGGGAGTGGTGCATAGTAGTGTTTCTTATGGTGGATTACAGGTGGGTTTAATGGCAGGAGCATGGTGAGGAGTGAGGTTAGTGGTACAACTATAAAGAGGTCTCTTTCTACTTCTTTGACTACCAGGATCTTCTCCTCTGCTGGAGTTAGCCATTCTCTTACTTGTCCGACTTCTACTTTCTGCCTGTTTCCCTCTTCCACGGTTAACAGATCATCCACTT
The DNA window shown above is from Thermocrinis minervae and carries:
- a CDS encoding SAVED domain-containing protein, translated to MSKRWNYEEIRDAHFKVLLEEGKLDDKLTEIFEDFWTLSPFKQYELISYIKKHGKRPEWKVLKKVLGLSEDDTHKFLIGDPIEVKFPVVDLTGGPGKIVRGIAVKGLSKVVTNVGKEKHQRLKKIVGSGFAVFYDTEFTGKSFQLPLAVSLMSERIPEGVLFTGELSQDGRILRANHIEEKKKIAAREGYILVDPAKLPKPDLKSLLNWLNKDIHHIPMLITSSEKHQDELKDFTRNLQIEDLNLELAYLETFGIEPVLWTGQIKDQRWQEVCKEFYSRLKHIGSVLGGFHLHIAIRGPAALAFALGILHGSFKPFTIYHFQNNAYRPIVVDNVRYIKERLSGNPRLINYTVTGSGEEVAVVINLAHHSVQLNSLPLTNATYLVIETQGGGNLPVENFKDIAREIAGAIQEVAKTATIKRFHFFFSCPVPIAFLVGVAFGHYNPGSIYNYEQGTYKKVLDIEFLRDLRES